A single window of Granulicella mallensis MP5ACTX8 DNA harbors:
- a CDS encoding tetratricopeptide repeat protein, with protein sequence MTKKHSIAVVSLLIVAAAVSFLFLHHQEPPKTAIAQQYADPASCTQCHATEAAGYARTGMAHAFYKPKASDTVESPARDRQFYHAASGSYYTLTQHDGKYYQRRWQKGFDGNPENVEELLIDYIMGSGNHVKTYLHREQDGTLIELPLAWYAEGGGHWGMNPGFDNAHPMTRRPIAYECMFCHNAYPQIPPIAHRDLSANSVYRGALPEGIDCQRCHGPGAAHVKAAQTPGTSLQQIRAQILNPTHLSNDRQMEVCEQCHLETTSQPLPDRIRHYDQEPFGYRADQPLASFNAYFARDPDHGRTDNFEIVDAPYRLRQSQCYLKSQGALTCETCHNPHDLHKGPESVTYYANICMKCHGANLPEKIAQHQHPASNDCVSCHMPKRRTEDVVHAVMTDHLIQRFAPQAKVLLADRQEVPETPVTAYHGPVKRYLLDREDASPDDDLYNAAAQIIDGSNLEAGIPALADLIRTKSPSQPNFSIELGDAMRHTGNLPGAIDAYRQALKLDPLSSRAQRRLGVALGNAGQTDEALTVLQGAIDHEPDNALLWYEKALIESRRGDSDKAVADLRKTLELKPDFADAQNTLGSVLAQSGDIQHAETAFRAALTINPYDSATRANLGRLLAGTGDWKQAAFHLQKAVQLDPANVNAHGDYAVALLQLKRLPEAKTEAEAALKINPEFGPAQLNLAEILLQQGQARMALPLLEKAAHSAAPGVAEQAQTILQQLGTR encoded by the coding sequence GTGACGAAAAAGCATTCCATAGCCGTGGTGTCTTTGCTCATCGTGGCGGCTGCGGTTTCTTTTCTATTTCTGCATCACCAGGAACCGCCCAAAACCGCTATCGCACAGCAGTATGCGGATCCCGCCTCCTGTACGCAGTGTCATGCCACCGAAGCTGCCGGATATGCTCGCACCGGAATGGCTCACGCCTTCTACAAACCCAAGGCCAGCGATACCGTCGAGAGCCCCGCCCGCGATCGTCAGTTTTACCACGCTGCATCCGGCAGCTATTACACGCTGACGCAACATGACGGCAAGTACTATCAGCGCCGCTGGCAAAAGGGGTTTGACGGTAATCCTGAGAATGTCGAAGAGCTGTTGATCGACTACATCATGGGTTCGGGAAATCATGTGAAGACCTACTTGCATCGCGAGCAGGATGGAACGCTGATCGAACTGCCGCTAGCCTGGTACGCCGAAGGCGGAGGTCACTGGGGGATGAATCCCGGCTTCGACAATGCACACCCGATGACACGCCGTCCCATCGCCTACGAGTGTATGTTCTGCCACAACGCGTATCCACAGATTCCGCCCATCGCGCATCGTGATCTCTCGGCAAATTCCGTATACAGGGGTGCCTTGCCGGAAGGCATTGATTGCCAGCGCTGCCATGGGCCGGGAGCCGCACACGTCAAAGCCGCGCAAACTCCAGGGACGTCTCTGCAGCAAATTCGCGCCCAGATTCTCAATCCAACTCATTTGAGCAACGATCGCCAGATGGAGGTTTGTGAGCAGTGCCATCTCGAAACCACCAGCCAACCGTTGCCAGATCGCATTCGACACTACGATCAGGAACCTTTCGGCTACAGAGCAGATCAGCCGCTCGCCAGCTTCAATGCGTACTTCGCCCGGGACCCGGACCATGGCCGCACCGATAACTTCGAGATCGTGGATGCACCTTACCGGCTTCGTCAATCGCAGTGCTATCTCAAGAGTCAGGGAGCACTGACGTGCGAGACCTGCCATAACCCTCACGACCTGCACAAAGGGCCTGAATCGGTTACGTACTACGCCAACATCTGCATGAAGTGTCATGGCGCAAACCTGCCTGAGAAGATCGCGCAGCATCAGCACCCTGCCTCCAACGATTGCGTCTCGTGCCATATGCCAAAACGCAGAACCGAAGATGTCGTTCATGCCGTCATGACGGACCATCTGATCCAGCGCTTCGCACCGCAGGCGAAGGTGTTGCTGGCAGACCGGCAGGAGGTTCCGGAGACGCCTGTGACGGCCTATCATGGCCCGGTAAAACGCTACCTCCTGGATCGCGAAGATGCCTCCCCGGATGATGACCTATACAACGCCGCGGCGCAGATCATCGACGGAAGCAATCTCGAAGCAGGGATTCCCGCACTGGCGGATTTGATTCGAACGAAATCCCCCAGTCAACCCAACTTTTCCATCGAGCTGGGTGACGCCATGCGGCACACCGGCAACCTTCCAGGCGCAATCGATGCTTATCGGCAGGCGCTCAAGCTCGATCCCCTGTCTTCACGGGCCCAGCGACGGCTCGGCGTCGCACTGGGGAATGCCGGACAGACCGATGAAGCGCTCACCGTCTTACAGGGCGCCATCGACCATGAACCTGATAACGCCCTGCTCTGGTACGAGAAGGCGTTGATTGAATCGAGACGTGGAGATTCGGATAAGGCAGTCGCCGACCTTCGCAAGACACTGGAACTCAAACCCGACTTCGCCGACGCACAAAACACCCTGGGGTCCGTTCTCGCGCAGTCCGGAGATATACAGCATGCCGAAACAGCCTTCCGCGCAGCCCTGACGATCAATCCCTATGACTCAGCGACCCGAGCGAATCTTGGGCGTCTGCTGGCGGGCACAGGCGATTGGAAGCAGGCTGCGTTCCATCTGCAAAAAGCCGTCCAGCTTGATCCAGCCAACGTCAATGCTCATGGGGACTACGCTGTTGCGCTCCTGCAACTGAAGCGTCTTCCAGAGGCCAAGACAGAAGCAGAAGCCGCGCTGAAGATCAATCCGGAGTTCGGACCGGCGCAGCTCAATCTGGCTGAGATCCTCCTGCAACAGGGACAGGCACGCATGGCCTTGCCTCTGCTGGAGAAGGCAGCACACTCTGCCGCGCCTGGAGTTGCGGAACAGGCACAGACGATCCTTCAGCAGCTAGGAACGCGATAG